The sequence GGAATGCCGAGCGCATGCATGGCCTCGCTGACGATATATTCGCGCAGAACCGGGCCAAGTGCGGCGCGCCCATCGCCGCGGCGAGAAAACGGCGTCGGTCCCGGACCCTTGAGCTGAATGTCTCGGCGCTTGCCGCTGCGATCCTTCACCTCGCCAAGCAGGATCGCGCGTCCATCGCCGAGCTGCGGAACGAAATTGCCGAACTGATGTCCGGCATAGGCCATGGCGATCGGCTGCGATCCCGGCAACAGCTCGTTTCCGGAAAAGATTGCCGCTGCATTTTGCTTCAGCGTCTCCACATCCAGCCCGAGTTCCCGTGCCAGCACCTCGTTGAATTTGATTAGCTGCGGCGCCGTAACCGGCGTCGGCGCCTGGTCGGCAAAGAACTGCGGCGGCAGGCGCACGTAGCTGTTGTCGAAGGCGATCGGCGGCGCCCGAAGCGCGGTGTCATCGTGAAGAGGAGAGCTCATGCTCCTAAGGTAGGGCCGGTGCGTGGGAGGCGCAAGGCGGATATCGTAATCGGCTTTGCTGTGCCGATTTCAACGTCCGCTGTCCTCCAGCTCCCGTGCCATCTCCGCAAGCTTGCGCACCGTATTGAGATTTCTGGACGTGCCTGCCTTCAAGGCCGGCAGTTTCAGCTTCGAGCGTCCGGAGCCATCTGGGTAGTGCACATAGATTTCGAGACCGGCGATATGGACCTCTTCGCCGCCGGGTGCGACGAGCTTGGTGAGCGCATCCTCCGGTGCCGCCTCCTGTAGAAAAGTCACCAGCAGGTAGTTCGGCTTGGCATGCGGGAAGGGCGAATTATCAGCCGCCCTTTCCAGAGCCTCGCGGCTGCGTAGGATCACGCCCGGAGACTTGCCCATCTTGGCCGCCAGCGCCTTTTCAAGCCGAGCCTGCACCGTTGCCTCATCCTCCCCGGCGCGGAAGACCACATTGCCGCTCTGAATATAGGTGCGCACATCCTGAAAGCCGATCTCTTCGCACAGTGCCTTGAGATCGGCCATGGACAGCATGCCGGTGCCGCCGACATTGACGGCACGTAGCAGGGCGACGAAGACGGTCATGGTTTCCTCCCGCCGTTCCGTTTACATCTTTTCAGCGACCTTGACGGCGAAGGCGTATTCGAACGCCACTTCCTCCAGTCGCTGGAAGCGGCCGGAGGCGCCGCCATGGCCGGCATCCATGTTCGTCTTCAGGAGAATAGGCGCATTGCTGGTGGTTTTCTCACGCAGCTTGGCGACCCATTTGGCCGGTTCCCAATAGGTGACGCGCGGGTCGGTGAGGCCACCGAGCGCGAGGATCGGCGGGTAGGGCTTCTCGCCGACATTGTCGTAGGGACTATAGGCGGCGATCTGCTCGTACTCTTCCCTGCTCTCGATCGGATTGCCCCATTCAGGCCATTCCGGAGGGGTCAGCGGCAGCGTGTCGTCGAGCATGGTGTTGAGCACGTCGACGAAGGGCACGGCGGCGATGATGCCGGCGAATTTCTCCGGCGCCATGTTGGCGACGGCGCCCATCAGCATGCCGCCGGCCGATCCGCCTTCGGCGATGATCTTCGCGTAAGAGGTGAACTTCTGCTGATTCAAATAGTCGGCGGCTGCGATGAAGTCCTTGAAGGTATTGGTCTTCTTTTCCATCTTGCCGTCTTCGTACCAGGCAAAGCCCTTGTCCTTGCCGCCGCGGATATGGGCGATGGCATAGACGAAGCCGCGATCGGCAAGCGACAGGCAATTGGTGTTGAAACCGGCCGGAATGGTAACGCCATAGGCGCCATAACCATAGAGCAGGCAGGGGGCTGAGCCGTCGAGGGGCGTGTCCTTGCGATAAAGCAGCGTTATCGGCACGGTCTCGCCATCCCAAGCGGGTGCGAAGACACGGCGCGTCACATAGTCTTCCGGATTGTGACCAGAGGGCACTTCCTGCGTTTTCAGCAGAGTGCGCTCGCGCGTCACCATATTGTAGTCGTAGAGCTGGCTCGGCGTCGTCATCGAGGAGTAGGAGAAGCGGATGACATCCGTATCGTATTCTGCAGCACCCTGCAGGCCGAGCGCATAGGCCTCCTCTTCGAAGGCGATCGCGTGTTCTTCGCCGGTACGACGGTCGCGGATGATGATGCGCGGCAGGCCGTCCTTGCGCTCCAGCCAGAGGAGATGGCGGGCATAGGCGAGATGGCTGAGGATCAGCGTGCCCGGCTTATGCGGCACGACCTCACGCCAGTTTTCCTTGCCTGGGCTCTCCGCCGGCGCTTCCATGATCTTGAAATCCTTGGCGTCGCCGTCATTGGTGAGAATGTAGAAGACGTCGCCGCCTTCGCTGATCTCATATTCGATCTCGGTTTCGCGCTCGGCCACGATCTTGGGCTCGGCGGTCAGATCCGAGGTCGGGATGATGCGGTATTCGCTGGTCTCGTGATCGTGGATATCGATGAAGATGTAATCGTCGAGCAGCGAGCCGCCGACGCCCATGAAGAAGCCCGGATCCTCCTCCTCATAGACGAGCCGATCGTCCGACTGCGGCGTGCCGATGATGTGATGGAAGATCTTCGAGGGGCGGTGGTTCTCGTCCTGCAGCGTATAGAAGAAGCTCTTGCCGTCGGGCGCCCAGACGGCGTCGCCGCCGGTATTCTCGATCACGTCGGGCAGATCTGCGCCGGTCTCGAAATTGCGGATCTTCAGCGTGAAATATTCA comes from Rhizobium tropici CIAT 899 and encodes:
- a CDS encoding DUF1697 domain-containing protein; translated protein: MTVFVALLRAVNVGGTGMLSMADLKALCEEIGFQDVRTYIQSGNVVFRAGEDEATVQARLEKALAAKMGKSPGVILRSREALERAADNSPFPHAKPNYLLVTFLQEAAPEDALTKLVAPGGEEVHIAGLEIYVHYPDGSGRSKLKLPALKAGTSRNLNTVRKLAEMARELEDSGR
- a CDS encoding S9 family peptidase, yielding MSVFKNLPTPPAAPKKPFTDTRHGITRTDDYAWLRADNWQAMFKDPSILAPEIRSHLEAENAYMNAAMADTKELQKVLFGEMKGRIKEDDSSIPMKDGPYAYGTLFVTGGEQPHFFREPRNGGERKPLLNGDKENEGKSYFRLSGLDHSSDHSFGIWGYDDKGSEYFTLKIRNFETGADLPDVIENTGGDAVWAPDGKSFFYTLQDENHRPSKIFHHIIGTPQSDDRLVYEEEDPGFFMGVGGSLLDDYIFIDIHDHETSEYRIIPTSDLTAEPKIVAERETEIEYEISEGGDVFYILTNDGDAKDFKIMEAPAESPGKENWREVVPHKPGTLILSHLAYARHLLWLERKDGLPRIIIRDRRTGEEHAIAFEEEAYALGLQGAAEYDTDVIRFSYSSMTTPSQLYDYNMVTRERTLLKTQEVPSGHNPEDYVTRRVFAPAWDGETVPITLLYRKDTPLDGSAPCLLYGYGAYGVTIPAGFNTNCLSLADRGFVYAIAHIRGGKDKGFAWYEDGKMEKKTNTFKDFIAAADYLNQQKFTSYAKIIAEGGSAGGMLMGAVANMAPEKFAGIIAAVPFVDVLNTMLDDTLPLTPPEWPEWGNPIESREEYEQIAAYSPYDNVGEKPYPPILALGGLTDPRVTYWEPAKWVAKLREKTTSNAPILLKTNMDAGHGGASGRFQRLEEVAFEYAFAVKVAEKM